Part of the Xiphophorus couchianus chromosome 2, X_couchianus-1.0, whole genome shotgun sequence genome, ACTTGTTAATATCTATAAATGGTTACTATATTACCTCCCCCACCCCTCTTCTCTCTACACAGTTCTTGTGTCTTGcttattcaaaattcaaaatgttctcTATTCATTTTTTGAGGTCTTTAGATTTAACCTTCTGCATATTTCCCAAATTTATCTGACTTTATCCTGGTATCATTCCCTTAAACTCTGATGCAAATTTTGATCTCGCTAcatacttttttaaatacatgtatcatttctgtcttttatgAGTAGTCTCTCCTCAGCAGGTTtagaaaaaatttttaaaaaaaactctgaaatttctgCTATTTGACATTCCCATCTAAATCCAGATTCCAGGTCTCATTCTTTCCTTGTCAGAACCTTTGATGCAGGTTATTTTGCAACCCACGTCGTTAAATTTGTCACATGCTGTACATGGAGTACATCAGAGGCTGTGCGCTCATTGACAGGGAAAATCGACTGTAAATGCATGAgagtttgtgtgtctgtgtgcactCTGCTCAGTAGAAGCTCGTGAATAATTTATAGCGAGCCCCTCCGTTTTTCCTGCACCATCTCAACAACCTTTACAAAAATCCTGCATATTTTCTGCTGTGTGTGCTTGCTCTTGCAAGAGtgtagatttttgtttgtgtgaagGATACGTGTGTATTtgtcagactgaaaaaaaaactagcagTTGTTTCTGGTGcagaaatgaattatttaacaTCCTCCAAAAGAAGTGCCCCTTATAATTCTCGTTGATTGAGGGTGTGTGCGTCCTTTAGCAGAGGGATTGTTGTGGCATTTGTCATTCTGGTTGCTCAAGATTTACACAttcctccccacacacacactttgtaTTGATCTCTCCCCTTCAGGAGAAGTTAACGTATTTCCCAGTGTGTGTGAGCAATAAGAAGAAGACTGAGGACGAGACGGAAGAGGGATTGGGCAGTCTTCCGCGAAACATCTCATCCGTCAGCTCTCTGTTGCTCTTCAACACCACAGAGAACTTGTGAGTGAACGGAGATGGACTGGAATGCTTCCTGCTGCAACAGCTGCATGGATTTAAAGCTTTTGCCTCTGCATCTTTtaacttgtctcttgtttttCATAGATATAAAAAGTACGTGTTCCTTGACCCTCTGGCTGGAGCCgtgacaaaaacacaccaaactCTGGAGACggaaaaggaggagaaaccATTTGATGCCCCGCTGTCAATTACAACAAGAGAGCAGCTGGAGAGACAGGTATGTGAAGATCAATAGTGGCTCGGCATATTACGACCACAAACCTATCATGTGAATTTCACATGACAGGCCAAAATGAAACTAGTGCATAAAAAGTGGGCTGTGTATGTGTTCAtccctttttattttgatacctaaaataaaatctagtgagATTAGATATATGTAAAAAGTCACTTATTTAATAAATAGAGTCCAGCTATTTGTATTGTAATCTGTTCTGTAAAGATCTAAGAAGGAGGAACCTGCTAGAGACTGTAGAATACCTGAATACTCGTCCAGAAGGACAACAACACTAAATGTGCAACCAGGGCAGCAGCAGAAGGGGATCAAGGCATATTTATGTGTTGGAAGGCCTCAGTTACAATTCAGACCCATTTAGAATCTGAGGCaaaacttgaatatttctttttcaaatatttacagatgGTGCCCATGTAGTCTGAAAAAGCTCAAGTTATTTTGCCAAAAATTTCACTCCATTAATGAAAATATAGTTGCATTTGCAGCTAAAGGAGGTTGAAGAaagttttcattcagtggggataactacaaatgcatgccacacttttaagattcaAGAACGCCACGTATCCAATCCTTTGTATGCACTACTGTGGATGGATCTTTGCAAAAATCCTAATTGTATGCATTgaggtttgtgattgtaatgtggcaaaatgtgaaaaaattataGAACTTTGCTTCTGCAATTTCCAACATAGCCAGTAttaggttgattttttttttaatgtgcaggATTGCTTAATCTCTCagtgatgatttttttcccctctataACAGACAgctgaaagttatttttacGTGCCAGACCTGGGTCAGGTGCCTGAGATAGATGTGCCGTCCTACTTGCCTGACCTTCCAGGTATTGCAGACGATCTGTCATACAGCGCAGATCTTGGACCTGGATTTGCCCCATCAGGACCCACTCTCAACATCCCAGAGCTGCCCTCCTTCTCTGGGGAGAGCGTTTCACCAGGTGACATACCTGCCCTTTAAACACTTGCTTGACTGTgtcttaaatttgtttatttatttgcatctttattctttttCGCCTGCCTCAACTTTGggccatttttttgttttttattgaaaagctaattttacgttttttttgtttcaggcCCTGAGCTCCAAAATAATCTTCCACCGCCCCCACCCCCTCCCCCACCCCCTCCCTCTGAACCAGTCCTCCCTCCCACTGCTCCTGTAggagctcctcctcctccccctcctccacctcctcctacCACAGAGATCCCCGTGGAAGCTACTCCAACGCCAAGCTCAGGTTGGTTACATCCGAGCTCTAcgctttgattaaaaacagtaTTAAAGTGCTGAAACCCTCCACTTCTACTGCAGTAGAACTTTCTTTGTTCCCTAGCTCTAACCTAACTGATATTAATGAGTGAAGTTTAACAGGCTGTCCTCACTGTATGCTCTGACTATAGGCCCTGTGTCTGGCGCGCCGAATGAGGTGGTGCAGCCATCAGATGGGCGTGCCAGTCTGCTGGAGTCCATCCGCAACGCCGGGGGCATCGGCAAAGCCAAGTTACGTAATGTTAGTGCACGCAAgatggagaagaagaaacaaaaagagcaaGAGCAAGGTGAGGGACTGAGATGACTTCAGGATCCGGCCTAGAGATAGGATGCACCTGTACTGCCACAGTTCAAAGTGACAACTGAGCCCAAAATTCTTCAGTCCTggcagttttagattttatatttcattcaACTAAAaagttagacttttgttttaccCAAAAGAGACAGGATTTAAGTATctacttgtcttttttttgttattcagcTGTTGGAGCAGCATCTAGTGGTGGAGACTTTATGTCTGATCTCTTCAATAAACTTGCCATGCGCCGGAAAGGTGAGAATGTGAAATGCTCTTTGTTTTATGTACCAAGGACTATCCCATTGAGATAGAGTATTTCTTCTGCCCAAGAGTCTTGATAAAGATAATAAAGAATCTACTAGGACTAAGACCAAAAATATGttatgtaacaaaatattttcagcagtTATCCGTGTGGAGTCATGACCAGATGCCTTTTTAAACATGACTCTCCAgatgatttctgttttatagTAATAGTAAGGCTAACTCTTAATGGACATATTAGTCATTTTGCTGTGAAGTACCAATTTTAACTGCGAAAGAACTTCAATCTATGCTGAAGTCCATTGTTATTTGTACAAATTATGGAAAGGTACAAACAATAATGTATCACAATAATACAATTAGCAAAAAAGTTATCTCCCAAGATTAATACaagtagggggaaaaaaagttggTTCCATTATTTATCCTTGTGGAACACCACTCTCCACGTGATCTGACGAACTGGATTCTCCTACTTAGtttgaaaaccaaataaatagATCCTGTATTTTACTAAGTTTGTCTGATAACTCAATgagaaatttacaaaaatcaaaaaacagcAATGTTACTTGTAACAGCTCTGAAGTTACATTCTTAAAACCTCACTGTCTggcttaaaatattttgaaaatagtttCACTTGTTCATTTgagattcaaatattttagttgtaATTGACATTGAAATAGATTTTGCATTAGGTATACCAATGATGACAGGTTGGATGTTCTTTTTCTCCAGGAATATCAGGGAAAGGCCCAGCAGGTGGAGAGTCGGCTGAAACTCCCGCTGGTACCGGAGGCGCATTCGCAAGGATGTCGGACGTCATCCCACCCCCACCCGCCCCACATTCAGCAGCGGATGATGAGGACTGGGAAGCATAACTTGATGGACAGTGATCGCAACGGAACATCCTTTTTTATTGAAGAACTGGCATTTCATTTACATAACGCAAAAGACGTAAatatccaaaaagaaaaaaagaaatggtagCTGGCTAAATAATTTCACAAGACATTTGCAGctataatgaaataaatataacagaTTGAAATAACTTGGCATTTTTGATAAATTCCAAATATCTAGAAAAGcctatgaaaaaaacatttagcgaCTAGGCTTTGAATTACATAACActgttcttaaaatatttacatttttctataaGAAGTCATCATTTCTGTGTCAGCCTAGTAGCAGTTAACAGAAAATAGCTTTCAATCGCTAACATGTTGACTAAAACCTGAGAACATCTGAGAACATTTTGGTGATCAATGGAGAACATGccatgtttaaatgtaaaataaagagaacatgaaaacaaaaacatgaggtCGCTGGTAGTGATGTTGTAACTCCTTAAAGATAAGACCTTTAATTATGAACATTTCTCAGTCTTatttaaacatcacattttgtgcAGCTTCATTCTTATTGAAGTCGTAAAGAAGCTCTGTGGGAGACAAACTACTCCTGTTTCTGCCTTTTCTCCAGAAAGAActaggaaaacagaaaaaaaaaaacagatattatGAACTTGTCTTTGTTCAGTCAAGATGCAACAAACTTTTCAGGGCGCTTCAGTGCTTCATTCTCACCTTCCGCAACGCAGCAAAAGCAGGGCCAAAGCTGGAGTATGTGTTGGTGCGATTCTTGATCCACGCGGGGAGTTTAGAGAGCGTAGCGGGCCGAGCGTATCGCCTGTCACAAAGGACAATGGAGGAATAGTCGCCTCTGTGTCGGATGGCTCTGCCTTTGGAGAGAACAAACATGTTAATGCCTCTTGAtgaacaaatattgtttttaatttaccttCTCTA contains:
- the wash1 gene encoding WASH complex subunit 1, translated to MVRMTQRHCLEGQVYSVPLVQPELRREEAVLQIADALLYLEVISTDIFRRVSESVEKNRRQLQSVSDRIRLAQARVDKIKGSKKATKVFSSAKYPAPDRLQDYSSIFTGATDPSSQTRPRRKIQNKLRSFDEKAWQEKLTYFPVCVSNKKKTEDETEEGLGSLPRNISSVSSLLLFNTTENLYKKYVFLDPLAGAVTKTHQTLETEKEEKPFDAPLSITTREQLERQTAESYFYVPDLGQVPEIDVPSYLPDLPGIADDLSYSADLGPGFAPSGPTLNIPELPSFSGESVSPGPELQNNLPPPPPPPPPPPSEPVLPPTAPVGAPPPPPPPPPPTTEIPVEATPTPSSGPVSGAPNEVVQPSDGRASLLESIRNAGGIGKAKLRNVSARKMEKKKQKEQEQAVGAASSGGDFMSDLFNKLAMRRKGISGKGPAGGESAETPAGTGGAFARMSDVIPPPPAPHSAADDEDWEA